TGTGGCAGAAGCAGGCCGATTTCCGCAGCAAGAGCAACAAAGCAAGCGGGCGCTGGCCAGATTCCCAGTTCTAGAATTACCCTAATCTCTACTTATGCTCAGGGCTGCACGAAGTAGTTCAAGGAGCGGACGAACCGAGCGGTGCGCATACGGTCGGGGTCGCCGCTGCTCCTCTGCGATAAGCCGCtatcaaagaaaaacaaaaaacgctTCGCGCAGCGAGTTGAATATTTGGTCGTCAAAGTATCACGTCCGGCACTTGCCCTGCACTTGTGTCGGCAATGTGAGAAAACTAAAGAAcgttttaaagggactatgcaaagaataaaaagtcgcttgtaaatgttttcaatgcttagaaatgatgctaagaagcattcacaccaagtatgagtcttcagaactgagccggcaatttattatgaacttttaaaaccgtgttttttttttaattcgcgggccgattggtgtgctcgtagcgatcgattttggaactaaaattgcGAAAGAAAGACGTGacactacccatgacgtcacgggcacacttccggtagccgtgaaaatcgtctgctcgtgccgccgcgcgaccctctcgggcaagcgagccagggcattgccttcgcgcttatggtttcaattttcctctgccgcctccttctgtcgggagttccggagccactcgcacggctcttcgtgcgcacgcatagggctcgatgcccatcgcggccgtaaaagcgagcagtcgcacctcgaggtccgggtttattactgctaattaccacagatgacaagcaaagaaacgcgacgcgcgccgcaatccaggaaggcgaagagaccggagagatgccgccacgccgccgacactgctgctggggggctaggagcgacaaccggaagttgcaaaataaacgttagcggatgacgtattcatgggcggggcccagtcccagagctgttctcttaatttttttctggtgctcctcgtgtacgagttgaggggggagaggaggaccataatttttaatcgcctatatcttcgctgttattgatgctagctcaaaaaatcttgcactggggtgacgagtgatcgaatgcctatctctcgtctgctttaagtaatctcaattaatttattgcatagtccctttaacgttTAAACCAACGCCTTTAATTTTAACCCTCTGTGTCATCCCTCCCTCTCCTTTGAAGGCTCCCGCCTCCTACGGCGTCTGCAAATACCTCTATCCCAACCTACACTATTTACATCGCCTACACCCAACACTTTACGAAGACAAATGTCCATGTTGAGGCGACACCCCAACCTTAACACATATCGCATGGACATGCCCCTAGAAACCCCACCATCTAAaacagaaaattaaaaattggttgttggggaaaggaaatggcgcagtatctctctcacatatcggcggacacctgaaccgtgtcataatggcagagttgagtttcctcttccggtggcgatgagaggaaactacttgatgatgaaatcggggtttcttaatgacccggtggttctactcccaAACATttacattactcaaggaaaggagaaggttaactatttatttacaacataggtaaaaaaacgagaagaaacaaagcaaggagaaaactatttacatgactaaatcgtggatcagacgaattcagcccccgctcaacccagagcgcttggttttaaacccgctgtctccgcccttagcggggacagcaaccaataagataacaaacgacccatctcgccaatcagtggttagggaaaggaaaataaggtccgcccactgatcagagattggggaaaaagttctgattaaaacatttgggaaggaggtttcaaataaccacacaaacaacacaaatgcgacttccgttccccacgccacccacggcaccacagatgctagaaacctgtgccgacgaggcgatgactcaggttgttgacagcaacaaagagaacacagtcgttaagtgaataatccgtttcctggtcacccagcactcggtccccacccagctgtatctctcccgcatcgccgacgtctcgtcaccccttgacgacgcacacatgtcgacagctgtatctggttaggctttttcaaggcggattatgcccgaggcggctgGGTAAACAAGGATGTCCGCTGCacgacggaggaagtagggaccagacggctccctttgatgcggcacgcggcgccgacactggcgcggcctttctcagtcttcgttcgaagaacggtcagcgaactccacaggcagggataaaggagggactgtgagaagaaagaggtgcctggcggagggctccggaataatttgaaccacctggggatctttaacgtgcactgacatcgcacagcacacggcgccttagcgtttcgcctccatcgaaacactgccgccacggtccggttcgaacccgggtactccggttcagtaccCAActgccctagccactgagccaccgcggcaggcaaCCATCTAAAGCAGCGTAATGTGGTCCTGGAGCTGTAGAAGGTGAAGCTGACCAGTGTACGCCTCGACGACCAGGCAGCGCTCTTTCTCATCGCCAGAAGGTCAGCAGAAGCCTCTGgcgccctggactgagggcccacccaGATGCGTTCCAGCAACCATCCTCTTCAATAAATGTTTACTCGCTCATTTCTAGCTACTTGACGGTGAGCGTGAGgtagggtcgagggaaaaaaacgAAAGAATGACGGAGCGGGGGCCATCAAACCTTACGAAGAGAGGGTGAAGGTGAGGAGAGAAAGCAAAAATGAGGAAATTTGCCCACTTCTGGCATGTTCAGCGTCTTCGGAGTTTTTCCACGAAAAGTTGCACCTCGAGCAACGCACCCTGTAGCTCTTAGAATTACACAAGATAGGCATGATCTCTGCTTTAGGAGCTACTTAGATAGCGGGGCGTGCAACATTTGCTCGAGCAAATTTTCCTCGGATGTTTTTGTTCCTGGATGAAGTTTTGGCTGTACGCCAGACTGCTGAGCAAGGTCTTCGCACAGCTCTGAAAACGTTTCCCTTCGTTTCTCCATATACCTCAAGAGTTCTTCGCCACGaatgctgttgttgctggttgTAAACTGCCATATtgacccgctttttttttttgctttgaagtGCTAAAACACCTTGCACTGCTGCGAGAGACCTAATGTTTTTGCGTTGCAGTGTGCTCCCAGATGTAATCTACAGGCTGTCCTGTGGCTGCCTTGAAGACTTTATTAGCTGCCAGGTGTCAAAGGGTGCTTAACAACGCAGTATACTTGACCCTAGGCCGTCCCAGATTCCGTGCAATTAGCTTCGCCATGTGGGTCGGTTTTTATATGACCTTGTTAGCTCAGTGGTGACGTCTCCACTGTGACAGTTGTGCCTCAGGTTATCATATCCACTGTTAACCTACTTCCTCGCACTCCCTGTTCTAGTTTCTCGATCTTACGTAGTTGTTTCTACTTTATACAAATTAACTACCCTTCGCTCTCTTAAACCACAAAGCTCTCATGACCCATCGCGAGATAAGGTCCCGGGGCTGTGCATTATACGGGCGTGCCCAGTGGTTTTGTTCTCTTGCAGGAACCGAGAGCAATTACCTTCGTGGCTTTCAGCCGTAGTGTGTATCGTCTTTGTGCACCAGCCTCCTTTGAAAAGCcacaacggtggctcagtggttatggcacttggctgctgacccgaaagacgccggatCGATcctgaatttcgatagaggcgaaattctagaggcccgtgtgctgtgcgatggcatgcagtgcacgtaaaagaaccccaggtgggcgaaatatccggagcccttcactacagcgtccctcatagcctgagtcgcttagggacattAAACTCCTATAAATCAATCATAAATCAGTTGGCTGCTTTGAAGCTTACAGTGgagttttcttattttttttcgtttttgttatTCTGCGTAGAGTGCCTGCGTCGGCTTTCCCGCTATTTTGTTTGCTTAGGAAACCTCTTGATCTCTTCTTATTTGTTTGATTGTTTTACCCTGTTGTCTGCCGAATGTGATTGACCGCCTTGTAGTCGCATTTGGTTGCTGTTCGCTGAACCCTTGCACTTGCAGAGAGATCTTTCCACGTGACTTTGTAAGCTTATTGAAGCACCGGTTCATTCGAAATTTTTCGTTTTCCAAATGATGACATGAAAGCACCGCGTGCGAGGGCACTGGCGCTCGAAAGTGCTACGTCTTCGCGTTGCTCCGTGCACTGGAAAGATATTTCAACCGTACGACGTTCACGAAAGAATTTGATAAATGTTAACTGATCAGGCCGTGTACGAACGTGCATCGTTTCTTAGCTCGTGCCTGCGTTTTACGCAGTAACTGTTCAGGTGCCGCCACTGTAGCTTATGGCTAGCTAAGCCTGAAGTCGCGCATTCAAATCCCGGCCGCTACCACATTGCGGCGGAGAGGAATTTGCAAAAGTTTGACGCCCCGGTCACGGGAGTCAAACGCGAAATTTACCAACATCTAGAGGCGTCACGCTTGTGCAGCAGCAGGCTCTGTTGTCGTCGGCGTTCCCGTCGCATGCGAGAGAGCTAGGGGACGCTATGCAGCCCATGCAGGAAGGAAAGAACAGAGGAGGGGCGGTGACGTTGCATTTCTTGAAGCCGGCTCCCCCCTTGGCCGCTGTCTCAGTGCGCTTGCGCTGCAGATAGTGCAATTGACAACGCCGCTGCACCAGCGTTACCATTGGCTGCGCCGTTGGCCAAAGACTCGCAGTAGTCCTTCCGGTACACGTTTTGATCTctcgagttttccttcctccgtgaCCAGCACCAACCACAGGCGGCCAACACCGCCTGGCTCGCGCATTTCTCACCCCGTCTTCCGGGCGTCCCTCCGCATGCGGTGCTTACTCAGCATTTCCTCTAATACGGAGGGAGTCCGACCTGTTCTCCCCGGCGCCCACGTCACTGCTGTGAGATGTTTGGTAGTCATGGTAACGTCCAATAGGGAGCACGCACGTCTTCTCGCGTGAGTGCTGCTCGCACACAGCTGCGCGAGATGCGGACATTGCCGCAACTGATGTCGAGATTTCAGCCTTTTAAGGGCTGTCGTTTAGAGGTATTAGATTGTGATGAATAACGTGCACTGTTGTTATTCGACGTTACTTGTGCAGAATAGGGGAAGAATATCGCGTAGCAGCACAAGCCTCAGTGGAGTAACGTTTGACTGGAAACGCACGAGCCAAGTGTCTTCCCAAGCGTTGCTGTCCAGCCGAGTCAAAGTTGCGTTGGGTTCTGTGGCGCATATAAGACTATCTGTCATGCAGCAGACGCAGGGCAAATACGTCTGTTGGAGCAGAGGTACTGAAGTTTGATATCCTATAGGCAGACCAGGTGCGCAGCGTTCAGCGCCGGCGGGCGACGGGTGGTTGAGCAGGGCGGCTCGACGATTTTAAGGCCATCGAGGCCCCTTTAGACAGTTTTTGATCACTGATATTGCCTTAATCACCTCACGGCGAAGCGCCTATCGCAACGAAATAAGCCTGCGTGCGACGCTGAACTTCATGTTAATCATCGGAGTACTTTATTAGTGCACTAGCGCTTATACCGGCCATTCTCTCATTTAGCCGCTGTCTGTCTCTGCCTGTTTACAATTGCAATTCCATGCTAATGTCCACGTTCAAAGAAGAACGGAGTCAGCAGCTATTGGCCTGTGCACGCATTCTTGGCCGCTAGGTGACGACGCAGGTAGTAGCAAACTTACCGCATTGCAGGTTGCCTTCAAACATTTGATTCTCTCAGGAAGCTAAAGGTCGTTCGGCTTCCGAGAGGCAAGGCCTTAACCGGTGTCTGTGCGCAGCGTGTGCCGGTGCTGGTACGCGCTCTGCCACGACCCCGTGCTGCGCCGGCGGCTGGACGCGTCCGTGGTGCCCCTGTCGGGCATCCGCATCTGGCGCCTGCTGCGCCACCAGGTGACGGGTGGCGTGCACGAGTTGAAGCTGCGCGGCTGCTTCCTCTACCGCAGCCGCTGGGGGCCCTACGCCAAGGGCTTCCACAGCCTGTCGCCTTCGCTGCACTCGTTCACGCTGGCCGAGCTGCGGCGCCGGTGCCCGGCGCTGCTTGCGCTCACTCTGGCCGACATGGCGCTCGCCTTCGACTCGACGGGCGCGCCGCCCGCCATCGCTGACCTGCCGGTCTCACTCCGCCGCCTGGCGCTCAGGGCGTGCTCCTTCCAGGCAGTGAGCTTCTTCCACAGGGACCCCCACCAGGTGCCGCTCTTATCCCGTCAGTTCCTACATATGTAGGAACACTAGTCTGTTACACGTACTGATCTGTTTTAAATCCCTTCATTTAGTCTGTTTCACTCACGGGCTAGCATAAAACATCATGCAATTGTTTGCTGTCTGGTTTTGAGCAAGATTATTCTTGCATGCAGATGTTCTTTCTGGTATAATGATATTTAATACTGTAGAATTAGAGCTCACATCAGGAGTAAAATCCACTGTCCGACGTCAGCAAATTCGCTCATTGTTCGAGAGAGGTCTGTGAAATTGTGATGTCATCTGAACTTGCCCTTTTggttgtgagcaacctagatAGAGAATCGAGGTCAAAATTAAGAAAGATGTGATATATGCAAATGTCAGCACCATCACAGTGTAGCGGACACCTGACACTGTAGCTAGCAGTGTGCatatggcggttgatggaccAAAAACTGCAAAGAAATTGATGCAAACAAACAGAAGTCGCAATAGAAGCAATGACAAATATGAAATTTAATGCTATTGCTTTCCGTTCTTGAGGTGAATTAAACGTCCCAGTTTTTTTATGTAGGTTCATGATGGCTTTAAGCTTTTTGTGAAAATGTCTTGAAATTTCAATGCGTTTCTTCTCGCTTTTTTTACATTCACCATTATTCTGTAAGAGCAGTTTCTTTATGTATTTTGCCATGTTTTGTTGTGAGCGCTACGTGAAGATGGCAGTGCGTGGGCCTGCGGCTTTGTCAAGTTGTCAAGTATGCCAGCTCTTTCTGCATGCCTACGGTATCGTGTGTTCGTGATGCAAATAACGTCAGTATTGTTATTATTGTAATTGCACGGTTTTTAAAATGCATTGTGTGTAGTTCATACACGTCGGTCAGTTTCAAAGAAAATGGGTGACAGGAACATGTGTGCTCTCTCTTCACTTCTCCGTGTTCTGTTTTGCATGACCTGAAGTTATCTCTTTTGGCCTGCCCTAAACAAAGGTCCTTGGGCAGCATTTCCAGCTTCATTATTCGCCCTGAGGAAAATTAGGCTTGTGTCCACGCTAAAAACAAGTTAATACCGCGATAGAATAGGGACATTGTGTTTGCGGACCCAGGTTTTGTCATTGAAACATTGCGCATATGTCaacacttcgcgcacttttgcgtgcgctcccagacacccttagagcgtgtgggggtagcggtctcagtCACAAAGGAGTTGTTTttgactcagcgtggcaagctcagctggagaccagctaccaaaTGATAAGGGGGTTGGtcatttggtgcccagcttttgccggtcgcaagccagagaatgggtcggagccaaaggttcacaaaacaaaacaaagtttatacagcgaagagacgatacaaaggatttcactatcactcgtacgagcagatacaaagtgatttacaaatagaaagcaactcatgcaaagtaacaatagagaagGATTACAATTTATcagaacctttgcacctaaagtgcactaacacacagagagacaaacaACTAAAACaagatttgttcaccgggcactatGACAGTCCggcgacctgaggagctcgacggggctgtcccgcaggctggcgcacgttgcctcactGGTCCTTGGccggtcgagtggtgttctcccgggagtcgggcgggcgcgcttctcggaagcttaaacggcggctcgggctaacagacagtggTTGCAGCCCCACATTTATAAGCGCAGCCCGCGTCtttttgttcttcgcgccaaagcaggcgcacatacacgcaatatcaactgcacaagcttctcctcgcgccgggcgcgcgaccccattgctCGAGCGTggaaatcaccgtccagaaaaatctaggtcattctcgccacgctgagtcatcggcgccggagtgaaggggagagggtatcactttagcgcggacaaggATACCCCCTTTCCACGGACAACGAGCATAAACTTCTctgacattctagagaaatcgacgccgcgcacggccatgcctccctcggcgccgcgccaGCGAGCTGAGTGGCAGCAGTACGtgcaaaactacgcactctccaGGGGtgcttccccgctgtttttttgttttattttacagcgcgcgggcacgattgcttacgcgctgtgccctttctttctaatatgcgccgaattttgtgacagcatACCATCAGTAACCCTCGAACACAATATATTCAGCATCAACGTTTATTGTGGCCTTAAAGTTCCAATGGATCTTACATAAGGCGATCAGATATTAAGCACAGGAAACTAGATAGTTTGACACCATGTAACTTCACTCAATAAATTAGGTTTTTTCGAGTCGTTGGGGGAGCGGGGGCAGTAATGCAGCAATGTTGTCCCTCCCGTGCACACCCCACACCTCGCTTTCCCTACAGTCTGGTCTAGGGACTTCAGCTGTCTCTAGCCCAGTAGTGTGCCTACCCCGGTGGTCACACATGCACAGGCTGGAAGGCTTACATTTCTGAACCCCATTTCCTGTTTCGTGCCAATGCCACCAGTGACAGGCTCTACAAATCAATAAAAAAAGCTTATTCTTGCAAACGTCTAAATAAAGCTCATTTTTTGCATAGTTTACCTTTCTTACTTATTCATTGTAAGCTGCCCCGTGTACCCAGGGAGACTTTGGCAAGCTTTTTGTTCCCTTAGATAGTGTGTCTACTCCTTCAGGAGTGTATTATACATCCCTCTGAAAGGGTGCCTCCATTCAGAATACCTATTGGCGTATCCTATCATGTGACATCATCATAACCCTGTTGCAAAATCTGTAGAGTGTATATGGGTTGAGAAACCGAGTTTATAGAATGGGACCAATTGGGTCAACCCGCATCACTCTGTTAACGCAGCCACGTTAAGCATTAATACATAGCCTGGCCTTGTTCTAAAGGCCTAGCATAAATCATGCTAACATTTACTTGATCTTCAGTACTACTTTTCATGCAAAAGAAGTTTATTTTGATAAATGGCCTCAAGTCACCAGACAGACTATGTGAAAGATGGTGGACTAGACATATATGActgaagccaatagtcaccgaaaccaaggagcataggggatgtttttttttataaatttgtggtgttcatcagtgcAAGATTAATAAAGTGATTATATATAAATATAATTTATTAGAAAGCGGAAGAAAAAACAACCCCATGCCGTCGGCGGTATCCGAACTACGACCCCCGAAAGTCGCACCTGGTGCTATACCGAgttacagcgacggctgtccaatctgctttctAAATGAGCTAAATGAGCGGGCGCTCCGGTGCGGACTCATGGGAGCACCAGTATTTCGCGCATGGAGAGGAGCAGATGGGAGGGGCGTTTCTGAACGTCAGTTTCGAATGCAGCTTCTGTCCCGGCTGGAGCTGCTGGACCTTGCAGACTGCGTGCAGACGGACGGCGCGACGCTAGCGCTGCTCGCTGAGCGGGCCAGCTCGCTGCGTGCCCTGGGCCTGGAGCGCTGCCGACGGCTGGACGGCGAAAACCTGCGCAGGCTGGGCAGCTCGCTGCTAGGCCGCCTGCGAGTGCTGGACCTCGAGGGCTGCCCGCTGGACGATGACGCGCTTGCGGTCAGTATGCTGTTTATGATGCGCGCATTTTTAACACGGTAGTGTTAAAGGTCCCGTtatccagaaaatccggcgtcggcgttgtgagcgataaatagggtgcGCACCCGCCGGAGAAtcaacctaggtggcccacctggttcacgtgaccttgttgtGTCACCAcaactgcccaccggattgtgagcaaactgactacCGTAacaggtggcagtcaaattaatgaatggtcgcgagGGTTGCTCGGGCAGCGCAACTTGGGTCGCACGAGCCCCGCCGGGCTgcctggtggcagcacctgccatcgcaaggcagtggcatatcctttaactgctgcaccattgcAGAAGGAGTAGTGTGAGGACTCTCAGGGACCTTTGAATGCAAAGTTAAGAATAACCAATTCgggatatatgggcattaacgctattgcgtcatatccttaaggcggaggtcAAATGTCCCCTccaacttttgtagcgatagctgcattacggtagcattccgagcctttgCCGTGGCGCTGTAACCTTGTGGCAGCGCTGCAagcctgtggcggcgccgccacgctgtcacgtggttggtcacgtgttgcggagcagctgccggcggcgcggcaccgtggctgatcacgtggttcgtcatgtggttggtcacgtgaccaagttccactctaccagctgtagctatcgcgtcactccaggtttaccagagcttaaccaccgccaatttttttgaacTGGTGCCAACTAACCCGGTCCGACGCTCAAGTCCTGCAGGGGCAGTGGAAATTTCCAGTGGTTCTCAGTAGCGATTCCTTCCGGCTGTCATTACGATTCCCGCTGTTGGTGTAGTGCGGGCGTGACAGATTCTGGGCCGGCATGGCTTGTCTATGTTGCATGCGTAATTTATCAGCAGTGAATGCAACTGGGTCTTCGTGGTCTTCCTTTAATGCAGCGCAGACGTGGAGCTCGACCATGTAGGATTCGGTGCATGCTCACAACTTCAGTCTCAGTCATTATATGAGTGTAAAACGCCTCTTGCCATATTCATGCCACCACTTAAATAAAACTAGCTGACGCTTCAGTGTTTCACGCCACTGCTTGTTTGTATGAATAGTCGGGCAAGTAACGAATATTATTAGAAGTATCCAATTAATGGTCTATTCGGTTCTATCACTATTCAATTCATTGTTGATTCGGTTTCTAGCTGCGTGATTCGTATTCGATTAGGTAATGAAGCTACACTATTCCTACTCCATTCAGTTttaatttaaggacaacgcagcgagccatggaaggaaaagtgatagttgtaacgttatgagaccggaagcgggcagagtggatgaggtaacaaacgcgggttaacgataTCCTAGttgatatcaagaggaagaaatgggattaggcagggcatgtgttacgaaggcaagataaccgctggtccttaagggtaacggattggattccaagagaaggcaagcttagcagggtgcggcagaagattaggtgggtagatgagattaagaactttgcgggcatacagtggccgcagctggcaaaagacagggttaattggagagacatgatataggtctttgccctgcagtgggcataatcaggctggtgatgatgatgaagcttCAGTACTTATTACATCGCTCTTCGTTCGTTTTCGCATTTTCTAACCATTGTCTTCTGGTGCATCCGGGGGGAAAGAATACCTGCTAAATGGTTCAAGCTCATTGCCGTGCATGCAAGTGAGGACACCTTTCCCCTTATATTACGTTTCGTTTATATATCTATATCTTTGGCATGGAGCAATCCCTAAGCTGAGCTCTGTGTGGCGGTCCACTCAAGGCGGCAGAGCACAGTCAGCGGCACCTGAAACTCCGCCAAGTGGAAGCCTCTGACGTTGTCAGCAAGGCAGCATATGCACATCCTGAGCTGAATGGCAGTGGTGGGTATCATACATGTCTGTTTTTTACTGAACAAAAGGCAATAGTTAATAGTTACGATCATAGGTTGCATTACAGCTGCATCGCCACAGTAAGAAAAAATTATTATACAGTGCTGGTTATGGTTTTTATAGTTAGCTGACCCTTTCTGTATTTACTACGTGGTATGGTGAGGGACCCATCGCCGTTCGGCCTGAAATGTGACCGTAGTACGCGGATCTTCTTTCTGAGTGGCCTCTTGCTGTCTGTATGTCATGGCTTCAACCGTTGTTATGGAACTGCAGGCTGCTACTCGTGCTCTTCACACCGGAAATTCAACACGACGGCaagatgggcgagttggtgatacatacttaagggaaaatatcgcaaaagacggggacaagagaagaaaacaacaggaccagcgctaactcacaactgaaggtttattcacaggaaacaaACCTTCAGTTGAATAAACcttgaataaaccttcagttgtgagttagcgctggtcctgttaaTTTCTTCTCTTGTCCCcgccttttgcgctattttcccttaaaCACCTGAAATGTTGGATGCGGACCGGCAGCGGTGGCTGCCTTCGGGCGGTATTTCAGGTATACCCACGACAGCACGCCTCTGCACCCCTCTTGGTAATGCACAGCCCTCTTGGTGAACAGCGTGGGCGCAAGCGAGTGCAGCGCTCGCCATGCAGAACTTCATTTGCCTGCCGACTCAAAGGCTGACATAATGGCGCGAGCAGTGCCGCACCTTTTGTGGTCTGGGCGCTTTCTGTTGATCTACACCAACTGCTGACAGGAGCTGCAAGGCGATCGTCTCGGGTTGCAGCCCGGGAACAGGCTCAATTCAACTATCGAGTTTGTTTTTCAGACACAGGGATGGTTTCGTTCACTGGCTACAGTTGTTTGAGTACTCCCCCTCCACATCACGGCTTTCCGCACAAGAGTGGCCGAGTGTGTGATCGAAGTCGTCGTTTCCGTGTAGAGCAATATTTTTTCTGCTCGTGCGTTCATTCCGAAGGCGCCCACGCACGCCGTGGCTGTTCTTGCTCTTCTAAAAATCGTGTCCCAGAGCCGAAAGGTTGGTTAGCGCATCTGCGCTTCTTCACGGTGCATATACAATGCTTTCTGCTCGCAGGCGGTTCTGGGCTCAGCATCCAGCCTGGAGCAGCTGTACCTGGCCAACACGCCGCTTACAGAGGGGGCACTGCGTCGCTCACCCGTCACACCCTCGCTGCAGCGACTGTGTGTGCGGGGCCTGCCCGCCGCCCTGCTCGAGGACGTGTGCCGGGTGGCGCCGCTGCTGTGCGTGCTGCTCGTGGATGAGGCACAGGCAGCTGCCATGAACCCTGTGTCGCTGCTGCCCCGGGGCTTCCGCCTGGTGGTGGCTGAGTGCCAAAAAGGTGAACTGGCGGACACGTGTGGGCACTTCCTGGGAGGCGCCGTGCGGCGCGCGCTCGAGGCGGCTCACTGAGGGCCACTGACAGCAACCAATAGACCTTTTCATTAAGAGGTCTTGGGGCACCGGCATGTAGTACACTGGACT
This portion of the Amblyomma americanum isolate KBUSLIRL-KWMA chromosome 10, ASM5285725v1, whole genome shotgun sequence genome encodes:
- the LOC144107831 gene encoding F-box/LRR-repeat protein 12-like, translating into MTQVERVLHDVFHKSQCIFLPHSGRSQAAASDVDGFLINGFPDSVLLEIFSYLNLLELGVAAGVCRCWYALCHDPVLRRRLDASVVPLSGIRIWRLLRHQVTGGVHELKLRGCFLYRSRWGPYAKGFHSLSPSLHSFTLAELRRRCPALLALTLADMALAFDSTGAPPAIADLPVSLRRLALRACSFQAVSFFHRDPHQLLSRLELLDLADCVQTDGATLALLAERASSLRALGLERCRRLDGENLRRLGSSLLGRLRVLDLEGCPLDDDALAAVLGSASSLEQLYLANTPLTEGALRRSPVTPSLQRLCVRGLPAALLEDVCRVAPLLCVLLVDEAQAAAMNPVSLLPRGFRLVVAECQKGELADTCGHFLGGAVRRALEAAH